The genomic region CTCGCACATTCGCGAGGGGCCGGAATCCAGGTCGTGGTTCAGGCACCCATTCTAGCGAAAACACGATGAAATGCAGGTAAATGAAGGGGACATGAAGAAATACGGGATACAGGTGACATTGCCGGAGAACGACCCGATGGCGCAATCCCACCTGCTCGGTGAAGGGTGGACCGGTTATCGCTGGTTCGACACCATGGCGGGGCGGGACGAGGCGATGGCCGACATGCTGCGCTCGCCCGGATATTATCGCGTGGGTGACCAGCCCAGTGTGATCCTCACACCGGTCGAGCGCGACGAGGCGGAATAAGCGATCAGGAGCCAGTATGGACGAGCAGACACGCACCGAACTGGAGGCCGCCGCATTTCGCGGTCTTGTGGAACATCTGAGACGCCGCACCGACGTTCAGAACATCGACCTGATGAATCTGGCGGGATTCTGTCGTAATTGCCTGTCGAAATGGTACCTAGCCGCGGCGCGCGACCGCGGTGAGGAGATGGACTACGATCAGGCCCGCGAGGCGGTCTACGGAATGCCCTACGGCGAGTGGAAAGAGAAATACCAGCTCGAGGCCACCGAGGAGCAGATGAAGACCTACGAGGAGACCAAACCCCTGCATGCCGAGATCGCCGGCCACGGTAAGACCTGA from Gammaproteobacteria bacterium harbors:
- a CDS encoding DUF1244 domain-containing protein, coding for MDEQTRTELEAAAFRGLVEHLRRRTDVQNIDLMNLAGFCRNCLSKWYLAAARDRGEEMDYDQAREAVYGMPYGEWKEKYQLEATEEQMKTYEETKPLHAEIAGHGKT